One region of Thunnus albacares chromosome 8, fThuAlb1.1, whole genome shotgun sequence genomic DNA includes:
- the eva1ba gene encoding eva-1 homolog Ba — protein MDVKKKEMDLLSNSIAAYAHIKANPESFGLYFVLGVCFGLVLTLCLLVIRISCKPRTNIAPSTPEKKQLKDISEEDEESEDEEDDEGEDVEAPIPLPSTEIPAGNHTSLPDGTLSVNVFTSAEELERAQRLEERERIIREIWRNGQPDILGSGTGTIGRVHYY, from the exons ATGgatgtgaagaaaaaagaaatggacCTCCTGAGCAACAGCATAGCTGCATATGCACACATCAAAG CAAACCCAGAGAGCTTTGGCCTTTACTTTGTGCTTGGAGTGTGTTTTGGCCTGGTGCTGACGCTCTGCCTCCTAGTCATCCGCATCTCCTGCAAGCCACGGACCAACATTGCCCCCTCCACACCTGAGAAAAAACAGTTAAAGGACATCAGCGAGGAGGACGAGGAGAGTGAggatgaagaagatgatgaagggGAGGATGTAGAGGCACCTATCCCTTTGCCCAGCACAGAAATCCCTGCCGGTAATCACACCAGCCTGCCAGATGGAACACTGAGCGTGAACGTATTTACCTCCGCTGAAGAGCTGGAGCGAGCACAGCGACTGGAGGAGAGGGAACGTATCATACGTGAGATTTGGAGGAACGGCCAGCCTGATATCCTGGGGTCAGGAACAGGGACTATTGGAAGAGTGCATTACTACTAA